The sequence CAATATTgcttacttttatttatttgatggaATTGAATTCTTCCTATTTCTGATACAGATATTCACTGTCTGTTTATTACACGAACTGGGTAAAGGAAAGAGTTCATGGTGGCACCCTTATCTCATCCACATGCCTCGCTCTTATGATCTTTTATCAACATTTTGTGAATTCCACGTGAAAGCTCTGCAAGTTCTGTTTTTTACTCtcccatattttaaaaatcttcaCAAACTTATTGTGTTTATATTACATTCATGTTAACTTCAATGATTAAAatggttggttggttggttgCTAGGTTGATGATGCTATCTGGGCTGCTGAAAAGGCCATATCAAAGGCTAAATCCGAGTGGCAACAAGCTAATCAACTCATGGAACTACTTCAGCTTAAGCCTCATTTTCTAACTTTTAAGGCATGGCTTTGGGCTGCTGCAACTGTGAGAATACTTGCCCCCTTCTGTTTCTAATCATATAAATGAAATGCATACTCAAATTAGTTGCCCCATTTGATGATATCTTCATTCTGGTTTTTGACTCATTGAGCATTGTCTGaaaatttatatgtataatAGATATATTGACAAATCTAGTTTATGGTTAAACATCCACtgctcattttttctttttctttttgataattattTACAACAATGAGGGAGGAGGGATTTGAACCCTGATGTCTCCCTTGGAAACACCAGGAGGTGCCAGTTgaactacaaggctcttggcaacaTCCAAGAGCTGCAAAATCTACTGCTCTTTGTACAATAGTATACCAGCAAGATGCTCTTGGGCTATGTTTACCAATTTAATAGTCTCTATCTGTTTATTGATGCACTTTGATTTGGTAGTCCCATCTGTTAATTGGTGCATTCAAGAGGTGTAAtctaatttgttacttttgggACTTATTTACATTATATACTTCTACTTTGCCcttgtttttaatttgttagtaATCTGAATCTTTTGTATCTGTTTCTGTTCAAAGATATCCTCACGGACGTTGCATATACCATGGGATGAAGCTGGATGTTTATGTCCTGTGGGAGACTTATTTAATTATGCTGCACCAGGAGAGGAGACATTGGATTCTGAAGATGTAGACAGTCGGATGTGTTTCTCATCCTTTCAGGTCGCTTCTTTGTCAAATGGGGACTGTACACATAAGTCGGATGTGGTGCAATTCGATCCTCATTTTCAGAGGTTAATTGATGGTGGGTTCGAGGAGGATGTTGCTGCATATTGCTTCTATGCTCGGCAAGATTATAAAAAAGGAGAGCAGGTATTGCAAGCTTTGCATAATTCAACATTAAGTTTGGGTTTCATAGTAGTTATTGGCTGATCAATATTTCATATGATTTCATGACTTCTTATATTTGCTTTAATGCTTCTAGCTTCATTTTTCTATatcttaaaacctaaaattttgAAGGGactttcatgttttttttaaaaagagaaccCATTATAAAGTTTGCTTAGGAGGCGCAAACCAAGTATACAAGTTGTTTACAAGAGAAGCCACCATAGAGTATTAATTAAGAATTAACAATGCAACATATGAAAAGTTCTAGAATATAATGCTCCACACCTTTAAAATGACTTCTGTTTGCTCTCCAGTCTCCTCTCAAAACTCCAAAACAAGCACATAAAAGTAACTCTCCAAACTTGCAATGTGAGTCATGTAATTTCCAAATCTACCATGCTAGCTAGAGTGAACATCAGAAACACATTGTGGCAAAACCCCACCCTGAACCAGGGCAGAAAGTATCAGAGCTCCCTAGCCACTAATCCAATAGAAGATGGTTCAGTGACTTATAATTAAATGTCTacattcaaaatcaattaacaGAAAGTACTTCATTTTTTTCTAGATTACTCATAAAAaatgagctttttttttggattattaGTAGTTAGGCTCTTCTTAGCATAGGAATGAGAGTCAGAATTGATGTGAAGAAAGCAACTGTTATAGaagcctttttatttatttatgtttgtagagataaaaagataaaagaacttGTAgaagtctttaaaaaaaaaaaaaagacaatactTGAAGCAATTGTTGCTTTTCATATACTACACCTCTTTACAAAATAGTTATGTATTCCCATGCATTGCATGGGGTTGCAACTAATTACTCTAATAGGTGTCATAGGTTGTGACCCCAACATATATTCCTTTAGAAATAACATTGACATAATTTAATTGAATAAGACTTGAGGGGTGGGGGTAGGTGATTCGTGTTGTTTTGGCTTCTCATCAATGTCTAAAAAATTGAACCTTTAAAGGAGTTGGAAAATTGAGAGAGTCCAGCATAAGAGTTCCATAAAATCCCCTAAACCCTTAATATAAAACTGCTAATTCGTGCGACATTAGTGTGAACAGCGACTTATATAGTAAAGTGCAACTTCTTTCCCTTGTGGTGAAAATAACTGGACCACAGCGAGAAGACATGGATAAATAGATTTTCTTTTACTCTTTTGTTCAAAATTCCAGGTACTTTAAGTAGCATTTTTGCCAAACCACTGGATGTTCTAATTGATAGTGATTACTCATAATACAATTGGACCTTCTTCATGTCAAGAACCTCTTCAGTTGTATCATTAGGCTTCTTTGGTAATTGGTCACTTCAATCTTTGGCTTTTGATGCtctatatattttgtatatagtaTTTTATCAAAAGAGGAGAACTCAAATGATAGAGCCTACTAAAGAATTACAATATGAGATCTAAAAGATCGTGAAATCAGCTATAGAATTACAAGGTACCCCACCAATCGAAGTACAATATTCAAGCAAAGAATACAAAAATCTAGATTTAGTCTGAAAACCAATCTCTTTACTCTTTCAAAGGTTTGATTTTCCCCTCTCCAAATGGTCCGCATAACAAAATGAGTATGCCCGACCATTCAACCTTTTCCAAGTAGCATAGACATCACCTTCTATGGCATCACTCAGTTGATCCCATATGTAGAAAATAAAGAGGGCCACATCTGTTAAGCAAACGAGCAATGTAGCAACAAATGATCCTGAAAGTCACAGCGATACTTACAGATACAACACCAATTGTCCATGACCACATtgcattaaataatattatccaCTGTCAGAATTTCACCTAATGCCACAGTTGACACACCTTCCGTCCCCCActccccacaccccccccccccccaaaaaaaaaaaaaaggcctacACTAGAATACAACAAATCCATTAGGCAACCTACTACCTCCAGTTCCCAATCATGAAAAGCCTGTATGAGGCTTAGATTCCAATAACATAGTCATTCTCCCCTCTTGAATTCAGTATAACAAATACAGATGCATCTTCAGTTTCTACAATCAGATGTAAGTTAGTTAGGGTATAAATCTTTTAATGCACGTCCTCCACACATCATGTCAAAAATGGATTCTTTTACCACCCTCTATAGCAAAAGGAATATTggcagaaaatttcaaaaaaacctgttaaatcaaatttcaaagctTGGTTCAAGGAAGTCAACTTTATCACTCTCAAACCACCTAATTTTATAGGGAAACACACCATGTTTAAATCTACCAAATggaatttaacaaaatattccTTTGGATCATCTTCATTCCATTTGCTATGTGTAGGTTTAGTAgacaaggaaagaaaataggTTGGAAGGCTAGATAGACTATTAATTAAAGTAAGATGACCGCCCTTCAACAGATATAACTTTTTCAAACCAGTCAACAGTTTCTCCATCCTCTTTAATATCGTAGTCAATGCTAGAGTATGAAAGCATATGCAAAGAGGTCAGGAGTAATCCCACCTTACAACAGTAATGTCCACAACCCCTATTGGGACCAATTTACTCTTATGCAAGTTGATGTTCAGCCCTGAAATTGCTTCAAAACATAGAAATGTAGGTTAAATATTCAAGCCTCGATGGAGCAAAACAGTTATTACTGGATGGCTGGTCCGTGTTTTGTCCCATCAAGGTAACGGTAAACTCAAAAAGTTGGTTGTATTCAATCCTAGCCACACTATGGCCCCGGTTCCAACAACCTTTCCCCTTTTGTTCAGATGGGCTGCACTCTATCGCTTTGGCCAATCATAGAGTGTAACACTTTACTCCTAATCTGCAATTCCACAGCTAAAATGACGTCGTTAGCTCTAGCAGAACCAATTCCATAGCTCCCAATCCAAAATGCTCTAACATTTGAGATGGATCATTTCTACTCCCTCGAAttgtttttgatatattttgagaaatacTCTTATCGTCTGTGACTAAACAAAATTCTATTTTGGCAAGATCAAAATGAAGAAGCCCTTGTATAAAATAGAACTTAACAAATGGGAGTCCATGAATTGCTGCAAAAATAAGGGTCCATGAATTGCTGCAAAAATAAGAGTCCATTCATCTCTTTAATGAATGAGAAATgataaaaacttgattttgtccAGAGCATAGGTTTTACATACAGATCTTACAATTAATTTAGTAAATATTGTTTTTCGTTTACAATTAATTTCTTAGTTTAAAATTGTGACCAAAAACCAACACAGGTTATTGGGCTTTTATTTGGACATGTTACCAAATGAATTTCTAAAAACGAGGTGACCTTATAAAAGCGGTGATTCCTTAGGCCTAGGGAGGTTTACAATTGACTTAcattttttacctttatttggTGCATGAGGAGATATGGAACTGAGATGGTACTTTATTCTCTCCAGGTTCTTTTATGCTATGGGACATACACAAATTTAGAGCTGCTTGAACATTATGGGTTTATTCTAAATGAAAATCCAAATGACAAAGTGTTTATTCCCTTGGAACCTGAAATTTATTCTTCCAGTTCATGGCCAAAGGAGTCCCTATATATTCATCAAAATGGAAAGCCATCTTTCTCCTTGTTGTCTGCTTTGCGATTATGCGCAACCCCACCAAAGAAGCGGAGATCTCTAGGACACCTTGCTTATTCAGGCTCTCAACTCTCAGTAGACAATGAGATACTTGTCATGAAGTGGACAGCAAAGAAATGCAATACCATTTTGAAGAACTTGCCAACATCAATTGAAGAAGACAGTTTGCTACTAAGTGCTATCAATGAGATCCAAGATCTCGATACTCTTTTGGAGCTTGGCAAGGAGTTATCCACTTCTAGAGACGAGATTCAGGCATTCATAAAAGCCAATAATTTGCAAAATGTAGAAACTGGTAGTAACTTACTTTTGTCCAGGAAAACAAGAAGGTCTATGGATAGATGGAATTTGGCTATCCAGTGGAGACTCAGATACAAGAAAATACTTCTGGATTGTATTTCTTATTGCAGTGAAATCATTGATTCTCTCTCGCCGAAAAATATTTCTACCTTGAGAATTGAACAAGGCTGAGTTtgatgctctctctctctctctctctctctggataTCAATGAACTTTAATGGCTTGGAAGAGTAACCATAATATGCCCAGATGCATCTTCTACTTTAATAACTGATTGGTTGTGAAAAACTACTGAAATCTAACTAAAATTCTTCAAACCACAAGCCCTGGTGGCGGTGAAACAGGCGAGTGTGAGAATCACCTCTAATCACAATACGACCACAGGCTTGGCATACTGGAACTCATGGAAATACACGCCATAAGTGGTATGGTATGGTTGGGGTCCTTAGTCACTGCAGATGAGAGAGTACACTTGA is a genomic window of Quercus lobata isolate SW786 chromosome 2, ValleyOak3.0 Primary Assembly, whole genome shotgun sequence containing:
- the LOC115976199 gene encoding protein SET DOMAIN GROUP 40; amino-acid sequence: MEEQEQEEGVIMVELERFLKWAADLGISDSTNDDFDTHTDTRSCGCLGHSLSLSYFPQAGGRGLGASRDLRKGELILRVPKSAFMTKDTLFNKLSLPLQKLNSHASSLSSTQIFTVCLLHELGKGKSSWWHPYLIHMPRSYDLLSTFCEFHVKALQVDDAIWAAEKAISKAKSEWQQANQLMELLQLKPHFLTFKAWLWAAATISSRTLHIPWDEAGCLCPVGDLFNYAAPGEETLDSEDVDSRMCFSSFQVASLSNGDCTHKSDVVQFDPHFQRLIDGGFEEDVAAYCFYARQDYKKGEQVLLCYGTYTNLELLEHYGFILNENPNDKVFIPLEPEIYSSSSWPKESLYIHQNGKPSFSLLSALRLCATPPKKRRSLGHLAYSGSQLSVDNEILVMKWTAKKCNTILKNLPTSIEEDSLLLSAINEIQDLDTLLELGKELSTSRDEIQAFIKANNLQNVETGSNLLLSRKTRRSMDRWNLAIQWRLRYKKILLDCISYCSEIIDSLSPKNISTLRIEQG